A window of Ruminococcus champanellensis 18P13 = JCM 17042 contains these coding sequences:
- a CDS encoding RluA family pseudouridine synthase, with product MREVMLTADGSGMRLDKWLTEQLPELSRSGVQHLIEQGAVLCNGKPAAKNLKLREGDGLLVQIPDPAPLEDVQPQNLPLEIVYEDEALLVVNKPKGMVVHPAAGHPDGTLVNALLYHCQGRLSTINGVIRPGIVHRIDKNTSGLLMVAKTDFAHQHLAEQIKGHSFTREYEAIACGRFREPSGTVDAPIGRSTADRQKMCVTEKNARHAVTHYAVLTQFAKHAHIRCRLETGRTHQIRVHMRYIGHPIYGDDVYGTAVPGLEGQCLHAKKIGFVHPVSGAYMEFDSALPDYFVQALKKVEHIHV from the coding sequence ATGCGTGAGGTCATGCTGACGGCTGACGGCAGCGGCATGCGGTTGGACAAATGGCTTACAGAGCAGTTGCCGGAGTTGAGTCGTTCCGGGGTGCAGCATCTGATCGAGCAGGGCGCAGTGCTTTGCAACGGGAAACCGGCGGCAAAGAATCTGAAGCTCCGGGAAGGGGACGGCCTGTTGGTGCAGATCCCGGATCCTGCCCCACTGGAGGATGTACAGCCCCAGAACCTGCCGCTGGAGATCGTATACGAGGATGAAGCCCTGCTGGTGGTGAACAAGCCCAAGGGCATGGTGGTGCATCCGGCGGCAGGGCATCCGGACGGCACATTGGTGAATGCCCTGCTGTATCACTGCCAGGGTAGACTGTCCACCATCAACGGGGTGATCCGTCCCGGTATCGTGCACCGGATCGACAAAAACACCAGCGGTCTGCTGATGGTGGCGAAAACGGATTTTGCCCATCAGCATCTGGCGGAGCAGATCAAAGGCCACAGCTTTACCCGGGAATATGAAGCCATTGCCTGCGGACGGTTCCGGGAGCCTTCTGGCACGGTGGATGCTCCCATCGGCAGAAGCACAGCGGATCGGCAGAAAATGTGCGTGACGGAGAAAAATGCCCGGCATGCGGTGACCCATTATGCAGTGCTGACCCAGTTTGCAAAGCATGCTCATATCCGGTGTCGGCTGGAAACCGGGCGCACCCATCAGATCCGGGTACATATGCGCTACATCGGGCATCCCATTTACGGAGACGATGTGTACGGCACGGCTGTCCCCGGTCTGGAGGGACAGTGCCTGCATGCCAAAAAGATCGGGTTTGTGCATCCGGTTTCCGGCGCATACATGGAGTTTGACAGTGCGCTGCCGGATTACTTTGTCCAGGCACTGAAAAAGGTGGAGCATATACATGTTTAA
- a CDS encoding DivIVA domain-containing protein, with amino-acid sequence MITAKDIKNKRFEKAAFGYKQEEIDEYMQQLEADFRAMEHDLEDANAKIQLLADKVREYRADEDALKDALLGAQKQGKHVIAEANEKAAEILQEAQARAEQLNDEATRQHEQAMAANRAEIDREKQALIVAQNQVADFKKNLFDMYKAHLELISQMPEPDYDASAEPEAPSEPEQPEAPVQTDEEPILEDTPKRDPFATSQFSAKTIRGEYDSRFGDLHFGQKNNNAKDE; translated from the coding sequence ATGATTACAGCAAAGGACATTAAGAACAAGAGATTTGAGAAGGCTGCATTCGGCTATAAGCAAGAGGAAATTGACGAATACATGCAGCAGCTCGAGGCGGATTTCAGAGCCATGGAGCATGACCTGGAGGATGCCAACGCAAAGATCCAGCTGCTTGCGGACAAGGTTCGGGAGTATCGTGCGGATGAGGATGCCCTCAAGGACGCTCTGCTCGGTGCGCAGAAGCAGGGCAAGCATGTGATCGCCGAAGCCAACGAAAAGGCGGCAGAGATCCTGCAGGAAGCACAGGCAAGAGCAGAACAGCTCAACGACGAGGCTACCCGTCAGCATGAGCAGGCAATGGCGGCAAACCGGGCGGAGATCGACCGGGAGAAGCAGGCACTGATTGTTGCGCAGAATCAGGTCGCTGATTTCAAGAAGAACCTGTTCGATATGTACAAGGCACATCTGGAACTGATTTCCCAGATGCCGGAACCGGATTACGATGCATCAGCAGAGCCGGAAGCGCCCAGTGAGCCGGAGCAGCCGGAGGCGCCTGTACAGACTGATGAGGAACCGATTCTGGAGGATACACCCAAGCGGGATCCGTTTGCTACCTCTCAGTTTTCTGCAAAGACCATCCGGGGAGAGTATGATTCCCGGTTCGGAGATCTTCATTTCGGACAGAAAAATAACAATGCAAAGGATGAATGA
- the lspA gene encoding signal peptidase II yields MILAVAAMALLVAVDQLIKYLVVRDFALGESRRFLHFGDTELMNLTYVRNNGAAFSSMSGQRAILIGLPVILLGICVWAMWKYGRNSPFLKWNLTLVMAGGIGNLIDRIFRGGDVVDYLDIRLFHFAVFNFADCCICIGVFLILLYMLFDKSGKESPKEQPHA; encoded by the coding sequence ATGATCCTTGCGGTTGCAGCCATGGCGCTGCTGGTGGCTGTGGATCAGCTGATCAAATATCTGGTGGTTCGGGACTTTGCCCTGGGAGAATCCAGGCGTTTCCTCCATTTCGGCGATACGGAGCTGATGAACCTGACCTATGTGCGCAACAACGGAGCTGCATTCAGCAGCATGAGTGGACAGCGGGCGATCCTGATCGGTCTGCCGGTGATTCTGCTGGGCATCTGCGTCTGGGCCATGTGGAAATACGGCCGCAACAGTCCGTTCCTCAAGTGGAATCTGACATTGGTCATGGCTGGGGGGATCGGGAATCTCATCGACCGGATCTTCCGGGGCGGAGATGTGGTGGACTATCTGGATATCCGGCTGTTCCACTTTGCAGTTTTTAACTTTGCCGACTGCTGTATCTGCATCGGGGTATTTCTGATCTTGCTGTACATGCTTTTTGACAAGAGCGGCAAGGAATCCCCCAAGGAGCAACCCCATGCGTGA
- the ileS gene encoding isoleucine--tRNA ligase — translation MPQDYNQTLNLPKTDFPMRGNLPKREPETLAHWEEENLYRKMVARNEGKPKYVLHDGPPYANGEIHLGTALNKVLKDFIVKYKNMSGFCAPYVPGWDTHGLPIELKAMKAIGVESGAIEPVELRKHCADYAMKHVRNQMAQFKRLGSLGDYDHPYLTLRPEYEARQVKVFGKMAKDGYMYKGLKPVYWCPDCNTALAEAEIEYENDPCKSIYVKFRVTDDKGVFAAAGITGDIYFVIWTTTTWTIPGNLAICVGPEYTYTLVHANNEYYVMAQELVAETMKAAGIAEYETIGAFKGSELEYMQTKHPLYDRNSMVIVGDHVTLESGTGCVHTAPGYGVEDFEVCKNYDEIGILVCVDDKGRQTAEAGEFAGLDTAEANKAIAARLVETGAMFASADIVHQYPHCWRCHSAIIYRATEQWFCSVNGFKDEAIKAIESVNWIPAWGEERIKGMVRDRSDWCISRQRTWGVPIPVIYCKDCGKPIITDETIEAISEMFRKEGSDAWYTRPLSDFIPASVACACGCKEFEKEHDIMDVWFDSGVSHTAVLDEYDELYAPCDLYLEGADQYRGWFQSSLLTSVVYKGCAPYKNVCTHGWVVDGQGKTMHKSLGNGIDPSEITDKYGADILRLWVASSDYHSDIRISKEILGQLSDAYKKIRNTARFILGNLSNGKGFNPDADSVSDDQLTELDRWALMRLDQLIDKANAGYDAFDFHIVFHAIHNFCVVDMSSFYLDIIKDRLYCEGEDSVLRRAAQTTMYRVLSGLARLVAPIMSFTAEEIWSYLPHASSDQAESVFLNDMPQKSGLTFAADFVQKWSRIYELRLVANKALEEKRNEKLIGKSLEAKLTVACRFDEDYNMLSGMPEALRDICIVSDLHVIKDESLPTDTPFAVTVEKAVGDKCERCWAYSETVGTVPEHPTLCARCAGVVK, via the coding sequence GTGCCACAGGATTATAACCAGACATTGAATTTGCCCAAAACCGATTTCCCGATGCGGGGAAACCTGCCCAAGCGTGAGCCGGAGACCCTGGCGCACTGGGAGGAAGAAAATCTCTATCGGAAAATGGTTGCACGCAACGAAGGCAAGCCCAAGTACGTGCTGCATGACGGTCCGCCCTATGCCAACGGCGAGATCCATCTGGGCACGGCGCTCAACAAGGTGCTCAAGGATTTTATCGTTAAGTACAAGAATATGAGCGGCTTCTGCGCCCCCTATGTGCCCGGCTGGGACACCCACGGTCTGCCCATCGAGCTGAAGGCTATGAAGGCGATCGGCGTGGAAAGCGGTGCCATTGAACCGGTGGAGCTGCGGAAGCACTGTGCGGACTATGCCATGAAGCATGTGCGCAACCAGATGGCGCAGTTCAAGCGTCTGGGCAGTCTTGGAGATTACGATCATCCCTATCTGACCCTGCGCCCGGAGTATGAGGCACGGCAGGTGAAGGTGTTCGGCAAGATGGCGAAGGACGGGTACATGTACAAGGGCCTTAAGCCTGTATATTGGTGCCCGGATTGCAATACGGCGCTGGCAGAGGCGGAGATCGAGTACGAGAACGATCCTTGCAAGTCTATTTATGTGAAGTTCCGTGTTACGGATGACAAGGGCGTGTTTGCGGCAGCCGGCATTACCGGGGACATCTATTTCGTGATCTGGACCACCACCACCTGGACGATCCCGGGCAACCTGGCGATCTGCGTGGGACCGGAGTATACTTATACCCTGGTGCATGCCAACAACGAATATTATGTAATGGCGCAGGAGCTTGTGGCGGAGACCATGAAGGCTGCGGGCATTGCGGAATATGAAACCATCGGCGCCTTCAAGGGCAGCGAGCTGGAATATATGCAGACCAAGCACCCGCTGTATGACCGGAATTCCATGGTCATCGTGGGGGATCATGTGACACTGGAAAGCGGTACCGGATGCGTCCACACGGCACCTGGCTACGGCGTGGAGGACTTTGAGGTCTGCAAGAATTATGACGAGATCGGCATTCTGGTCTGCGTGGACGACAAGGGTCGTCAGACCGCAGAAGCTGGTGAATTTGCCGGACTGGATACCGCAGAAGCAAACAAAGCCATTGCGGCACGGCTGGTAGAGACCGGTGCGATGTTTGCCAGTGCGGACATCGTGCACCAGTACCCCCACTGCTGGCGTTGCCACAGCGCCATTATCTACCGGGCAACGGAGCAGTGGTTCTGCTCGGTGAATGGCTTTAAGGATGAAGCCATCAAGGCTATTGAAAGCGTGAACTGGATCCCTGCATGGGGTGAGGAGCGTATCAAGGGCATGGTGCGTGACCGGAGCGACTGGTGTATTTCCCGTCAGCGTACCTGGGGCGTGCCCATCCCGGTGATCTACTGCAAGGACTGCGGTAAGCCCATTATCACGGACGAAACCATTGAAGCTATTTCCGAGATGTTCCGGAAGGAAGGCTCTGATGCATGGTACACCCGTCCCCTCAGCGATTTCATTCCTGCATCCGTTGCCTGTGCATGCGGCTGCAAGGAATTTGAAAAAGAACATGACATTATGGACGTGTGGTTCGACAGCGGTGTATCCCACACTGCCGTACTGGATGAATATGACGAGCTGTATGCGCCCTGTGACCTATACCTGGAAGGTGCGGATCAGTACCGGGGATGGTTCCAGTCCAGTCTACTGACCTCCGTGGTATACAAGGGCTGTGCGCCTTACAAGAATGTCTGCACCCACGGCTGGGTGGTAGACGGTCAGGGCAAAACCATGCACAAGTCCCTGGGCAACGGCATTGATCCCAGTGAGATCACCGACAAGTACGGAGCAGACATTCTCCGGCTGTGGGTGGCTTCCTCGGATTATCACTCCGACATCCGGATCTCCAAGGAAATTCTGGGGCAGCTGTCCGATGCGTACAAGAAAATCCGGAACACTGCCCGGTTTATTCTGGGCAACCTGAGCAACGGCAAGGGCTTCAACCCGGATGCGGACAGCGTATCCGATGACCAGCTGACAGAGCTGGATCGGTGGGCACTGATGCGGCTGGATCAGCTGATCGACAAGGCAAATGCAGGCTATGATGCCTTTGATTTCCACATTGTATTCCATGCCATCCACAACTTCTGCGTGGTGGATATGTCTAGCTTCTACCTGGATATTATCAAGGATCGCCTGTACTGCGAGGGGGAGGATTCCGTGCTGCGCCGTGCTGCACAGACCACCATGTATCGGGTACTTTCCGGTCTGGCAAGACTGGTCGCTCCCATCATGAGCTTTACCGCAGAGGAGATCTGGAGCTACCTGCCCCATGCGTCCTCTGACCAGGCGGAAAGCGTGTTCCTCAACGATATGCCCCAGAAGAGCGGTCTGACCTTTGCGGCGGATTTTGTCCAGAAGTGGAGCCGGATCTATGAGCTGCGTCTGGTTGCCAACAAGGCACTGGAGGAAAAGCGCAACGAGAAGCTGATCGGCAAGTCTCTGGAAGCAAAGCTGACGGTTGCCTGCCGGTTCGATGAGGATTACAATATGCTGTCCGGCATGCCGGAGGCGCTGCGTGATATCTGCATCGTGTCCGACCTGCATGTAATCAAGGATGAGAGCCTGCCTACGGATACACCCTTTGCGGTGACAGTGGAGAAGGCAGTGGGCGACAAGTGCGAACGCTGCTGGGCATACTCCGAAACAGTGGGTACCGTTCCGGAGCATCCGACCCTGTGCGCGCGGTGTGCAGGTGTTGTAAAATAA
- a CDS encoding HlyD family efflux transporter periplasmic adaptor subunit, whose protein sequence is MSSSWMLRIVRWLLAVMSIVCVFSVVYHLYNQQYETETAIYATADESVAFQGVYVRDETPCTYSGQGAVCYQVSDGGKLGVDSVIAHIYGDESQIDLLQQISALQNELALLEKIQNPGTSESAQPANLSGLIQEHYKSLILHRERNQLTALESEKEQMLILMSTYQLITNVGMDFTPRINTINAQLTALQASQKAPMDTIYSDRSAYFVSYVDGYEDTLTKESIDDLTVEEIRAVTDDTSQSDNRVIGKLIDGYEWYIVGVIDNAKSLFETDMKVTFKFESTAETVTGVIDSIRATDNPNESIVAVRCDQLTHDLVQHRTERVEMIKGQYEGIKVNREAVRFAQVEETVKDPETGEEQTQTVEARGVYILLGEQPAFRRLDVIYEGSDYLLTSLNAGEGYVSLYDDIIVNGVSADGT, encoded by the coding sequence ATGAGCAGTTCGTGGATGTTGCGCATTGTGCGCTGGCTCCTTGCCGTAATGTCCATTGTCTGTGTGTTCAGTGTGGTGTACCATTTATACAACCAGCAGTACGAGACCGAAACCGCCATCTATGCCACGGCGGATGAGTCCGTGGCGTTCCAGGGGGTGTATGTGCGGGATGAAACACCCTGCACCTATTCCGGTCAGGGGGCGGTCTGTTACCAGGTTTCCGATGGGGGAAAGCTGGGCGTGGACTCCGTGATCGCCCATATCTATGGGGACGAATCCCAGATCGACCTGCTGCAGCAGATCAGCGCACTGCAGAATGAACTGGCGCTTCTGGAAAAGATCCAGAACCCGGGCACCAGCGAGTCGGCGCAGCCTGCCAATCTGTCCGGACTGATCCAGGAGCATTACAAGAGTTTGATTCTCCACCGGGAACGGAATCAGCTGACGGCGCTGGAATCCGAAAAGGAACAGATGCTGATCCTGATGAGTACCTACCAGCTGATTACCAATGTGGGAATGGATTTTACCCCCCGGATCAATACCATCAACGCCCAGCTAACCGCTTTGCAGGCAAGCCAGAAGGCACCGATGGATACGATCTATTCCGACCGTTCCGCCTATTTCGTCAGCTATGTGGATGGGTATGAGGATACCCTCACCAAGGAATCCATTGACGATCTGACGGTGGAGGAAATCCGGGCGGTGACGGACGATACCAGTCAGTCGGACAACCGGGTCATCGGCAAGCTGATTGACGGGTACGAGTGGTACATTGTCGGTGTGATCGACAACGCCAAGTCCCTGTTTGAAACAGATATGAAGGTCACCTTCAAGTTTGAATCCACAGCGGAAACCGTTACCGGCGTGATCGATTCCATCCGTGCTACGGACAACCCCAACGAAAGCATCGTTGCAGTGCGCTGCGACCAGTTGACCCATGACCTGGTGCAGCACCGGACGGAGCGGGTGGAAATGATCAAGGGGCAGTACGAAGGCATCAAGGTCAACCGGGAGGCTGTCCGGTTTGCACAGGTGGAGGAAACCGTAAAGGATCCGGAAACCGGTGAGGAGCAGACCCAGACAGTGGAGGCTCGGGGTGTGTATATCCTGCTGGGTGAACAGCCTGCCTTCCGCCGGCTGGACGTGATCTATGAGGGCAGTGATTATCTGCTTACGAGTCTGAACGCAGGCGAGGGCTATGTGTCCCTGTATGATGATATTATTGTGAATGGAGTGAGCGCAGATGGAACGTAG
- a CDS encoding RNA-binding protein translates to MNREDGELISARAADLLKACDRSNAPRFTAFLTEGECALAQQTLERLHGSFAFFGGYAQAQRRILCVHPPEYAPEEQAYPIACVHLTYRRADHLTHRDVLGALMHLRLRRDAIGDILPQEGLTQVFLHKPVAQLVCDELRKIGRVGVRAELAAYTGSFVQEFEPIEGTVPSLRLDAVVSLAARISREKSAVLIHGGQVTVGGLPVLTPSALIGQDAVFSARGFGKFRLAQVSGITKKGRLHITIEKFK, encoded by the coding sequence ATGAACCGGGAGGATGGGGAACTGATCTCTGCCCGGGCAGCGGATCTGCTGAAAGCCTGTGACCGCAGCAATGCGCCCAGGTTTACCGCATTTCTCACAGAGGGGGAGTGCGCACTGGCGCAGCAGACTCTGGAGCGCCTGCACGGAAGCTTTGCGTTCTTTGGCGGGTATGCACAGGCACAGCGGCGCATATTATGTGTGCATCCACCGGAGTATGCCCCGGAGGAGCAGGCGTATCCCATTGCCTGCGTACATCTGACCTATCGCCGGGCGGATCATCTGACCCATCGGGATGTGCTGGGTGCTCTCATGCATCTGCGGCTGCGCCGGGATGCGATTGGGGATATTCTGCCCCAGGAGGGATTGACCCAGGTGTTCCTGCATAAGCCGGTGGCACAGCTAGTCTGCGATGAGCTGCGCAAAATCGGCAGAGTAGGGGTTCGGGCAGAGCTTGCCGCCTACACAGGCAGCTTTGTGCAGGAGTTTGAACCCATCGAAGGGACGGTTCCCTCCCTGCGTCTGGATGCAGTGGTGAGTCTGGCAGCCCGGATCAGCCGGGAAAAGTCGGCGGTTCTCATCCACGGCGGACAGGTCACAGTGGGCGGACTGCCGGTACTGACACCTTCTGCCCTGATCGGACAGGATGCGGTATTTTCTGCACGAGGTTTCGGAAAATTCCGCCTCGCACAGGTATCCGGCATCACAAAAAAGGGCAGACTGCATATAACCATTGAGAAATTCAAGTAG
- the miaA gene encoding tRNA (adenosine(37)-N6)-dimethylallyltransferase MiaA, which yields MEQEKIPVLAVVGPTASGKTALGIALAQAYGGEIVSADSMQIYRGMDIATAKPTPEELAAVPHHLIGFLPPEQSFSVADYVDAARRVIGDIYSRGKLPVVVGGTGLYVTSLLEHVQFAQIPRDDAVRAALQAQAAQEGTAGLYAQLCQVDPDSAACIHPNNVPRLVRAMEVYRLTGKPLSAFKAESRLEPSPYRTLWLGLCYPDRQQLYDRIDRRVDQMVQQGLVQEAAAAYAAGGMGTAAAAIGYKELIPYLEGQGTLEDCIARIKQETRRYAKRQMTWFRKNEQIQWISRTEFDEAEEILAICKKKIAKAAFL from the coding sequence ATGGAGCAGGAAAAAATACCAGTTCTGGCGGTGGTTGGCCCTACCGCATCCGGCAAAACAGCCTTGGGCATCGCCCTGGCACAGGCATACGGCGGAGAGATCGTGTCCGCCGACTCCATGCAGATCTATCGGGGTATGGACATTGCCACTGCCAAGCCGACCCCGGAGGAGCTTGCAGCGGTGCCCCACCATCTGATCGGCTTTCTGCCCCCGGAGCAGTCCTTCAGCGTGGCGGATTATGTGGACGCTGCCCGTCGGGTCATCGGGGACATCTACAGCCGTGGAAAGCTGCCGGTGGTGGTGGGGGGCACGGGACTGTATGTGACCTCCCTCTTGGAGCATGTGCAGTTTGCTCAGATCCCTCGGGATGACGCAGTCCGGGCAGCCTTACAGGCACAGGCGGCGCAGGAGGGTACGGCGGGGCTGTATGCCCAGCTGTGCCAGGTGGATCCGGACAGTGCCGCTTGCATCCACCCCAACAACGTGCCCCGGCTGGTGCGTGCCATGGAGGTGTACCGGCTGACGGGAAAGCCTCTGTCCGCATTCAAAGCGGAGAGTCGGCTGGAGCCTTCCCCCTACCGTACCCTGTGGCTGGGACTGTGCTATCCGGATCGGCAGCAGCTGTATGACAGGATCGACCGGCGAGTGGATCAGATGGTGCAGCAGGGCTTGGTGCAGGAGGCGGCAGCGGCTTATGCGGCAGGGGGCATGGGCACAGCGGCGGCAGCCATTGGCTATAAGGAGCTGATCCCTTACCTGGAGGGGCAGGGCACTCTGGAGGACTGCATTGCCCGGATCAAGCAGGAGACCAGGCGCTATGCCAAGCGGCAGATGACCTGGTTTAGGAAAAATGAGCAAATTCAGTGGATTTCACGCACGGAATTTGACGAAGCAGAAGAAATTTTGGCTATCTGCAAGAAAAAGATAGCCAAGGCGGCTTTTTTGTGA
- a CDS encoding Cof-type HAD-IIB family hydrolase: MFKDLKHLLLISDLDGTLLPSDKRIPPEDLEIIRQFQAAGGRFTIATGRTYEAASVYLEQVQPNAPVILYNGAMLFDPVKKQPIATLPLAFSVRQIVRELLDWNPDMGAEILTADGIYVIRLNAVERQHIATCGVSPVFTDLAHAPEDGWLKVLFALEPPEVDRLAAYAASRQDTEVEYVRSADVFLEILPAGVSKGTAIARFRDRLADRDTQIAAAGDYDNDLTMLQHADVGIAPANAQPNVKAAADLVLPDTCDQHGLPRLMQQLMERT, translated from the coding sequence ATGTTTAAAGATTTGAAGCATTTGCTGCTGATATCGGATCTGGACGGCACTCTGCTGCCCTCCGACAAGCGGATTCCTCCGGAGGATCTGGAGATCATCCGGCAGTTTCAGGCTGCGGGAGGACGGTTCACCATTGCCACCGGCAGAACTTATGAGGCAGCGTCCGTTTACCTGGAGCAGGTGCAGCCCAATGCGCCGGTGATTCTCTACAACGGTGCAATGCTGTTTGACCCGGTGAAGAAGCAGCCCATTGCTACTCTGCCCCTGGCATTCTCTGTCCGGCAGATTGTCCGGGAGCTGCTGGACTGGAACCCGGACATGGGTGCGGAGATCCTGACGGCGGATGGGATCTATGTGATCCGGCTTAATGCGGTGGAGCGACAGCATATTGCCACCTGCGGCGTGTCCCCGGTGTTCACGGATCTGGCGCATGCACCGGAGGACGGGTGGCTCAAGGTGCTGTTTGCCCTGGAGCCGCCGGAGGTGGATCGGCTGGCGGCGTATGCTGCGTCCCGGCAGGATACGGAAGTGGAATATGTCCGGTCGGCGGATGTGTTCCTGGAGATCCTGCCGGCAGGGGTATCCAAGGGTACAGCCATTGCCCGGTTTCGGGATCGGCTGGCGGACAGGGACACCCAGATTGCCGCAGCCGGGGATTACGACAATGATCTGACCATGCTGCAGCATGCGGATGTGGGCATCGCACCTGCCAACGCCCAGCCCAATGTGAAGGCGGCGGCGGATCTTGTACTGCCGGATACCTGTGACCAGCATGGGCTGCCAAGGCTCATGCAACAATTGATGGAACGAACTTGA
- a CDS encoding cell division protein SepF: MKLLDDIKNFFLPPEDEGYDEGETVREKPVRREREYDHDRDRDREHSRDRGRDYDEDPEEKRNKVVNISATAQLQVVLVKPEVFTDAKQIADHLIAKKTVVLNLETASAENKRRIIDFLVGVAYANGGSLKPVANLTYIITPYNVGFIGEDLVGELENNGVII; this comes from the coding sequence ATGAAGCTGTTAGATGACATTAAGAATTTTTTCCTTCCGCCAGAGGATGAAGGCTATGACGAGGGAGAGACTGTCAGAGAGAAGCCTGTACGCCGTGAGCGGGAGTATGACCACGACCGGGACAGAGACCGGGAGCACAGCCGTGACCGGGGTCGGGATTACGATGAGGATCCGGAGGAAAAGAGAAATAAGGTTGTGAATATTTCTGCCACTGCACAGCTGCAGGTGGTTCTGGTGAAGCCGGAGGTATTTACCGACGCAAAGCAGATCGCAGACCATCTGATTGCAAAGAAGACCGTGGTTCTGAATCTGGAAACGGCTTCTGCCGAGAACAAGAGAAGAATCATTGACTTTCTGGTGGGCGTTGCCTATGCAAATGGCGGCAGTCTGAAGCCGGTTGCGAATCTGACCTATATCATCACCCCCTATAACGTAGGCTTTATCGGTGAGGATCTGGTAGGCGAACTGGAAAACAACGGCGTTATCATCTGA
- the hfq gene encoding RNA chaperone Hfq, which yields MNKSLNLQDVFLNQARKERMVVTFYLTNGFQFKGVIKGFDGFTVILDSDGKQQLVYKHAISTIIPMKPISILDAAEKEN from the coding sequence ATGAACAAATCGTTGAATTTACAGGACGTTTTTCTCAATCAGGCACGGAAAGAGCGTATGGTTGTGACCTTTTATCTGACAAACGGATTTCAGTTCAAGGGGGTCATCAAGGGCTTTGACGGTTTTACCGTGATTTTGGACAGCGACGGCAAGCAGCAGCTTGTATACAAGCACGCCATTTCCACCATCATTCCTATGAAGCCCATTTCCATTCTGGATGCTGCGGAAAAGGAAAACTAA
- a CDS encoding YggS family pyridoxal phosphate-dependent enzyme, giving the protein MERSAEQVRENYKRITDRIGEAMAKYRKPEEQVQLMAVTKTVDPALVNVAVECGVRLLGENRVQEYESKKAQYDPRAQVQFIGQLQTNKVKYLIPEISMIQSVDSLHLANEVERIAARADKVQDILLEVNIGGEESKGGIPAEELHGLLEEAARKPHLHVCGLMTIPPKTDVEKYFFRMQKLFIDISAENMDNIDMHVLSMGMSGDYVEAIKYGSTLVRIGSALFGARG; this is encoded by the coding sequence ATGGAACGTAGTGCAGAGCAGGTGCGGGAGAATTACAAACGCATTACGGACCGGATCGGTGAGGCGATGGCAAAGTACCGGAAGCCGGAGGAACAGGTTCAGCTGATGGCAGTGACCAAGACTGTGGATCCGGCGCTGGTAAACGTGGCAGTGGAATGCGGCGTGCGTCTGCTGGGGGAAAACCGGGTGCAGGAATATGAATCCAAAAAGGCACAGTATGACCCCAGGGCACAGGTTCAGTTCATCGGACAACTGCAGACCAACAAGGTCAAGTACCTGATTCCGGAGATCTCCATGATCCAGTCTGTGGATTCCCTGCATCTGGCAAACGAGGTGGAGCGGATCGCCGCCCGGGCAGACAAGGTGCAGGATATTCTGCTGGAGGTCAACATCGGCGGGGAGGAAAGCAAGGGAGGCATTCCGGCGGAGGAGCTGCATGGTCTGCTGGAGGAGGCTGCCCGGAAGCCCCATCTGCATGTGTGCGGACTGATGACCATTCCGCCCAAAACCGACGTTGAAAAATATTTTTTCCGGATGCAGAAACTTTTTATTGACATTTCGGCAGAAAACATGGATAATATAGATATGCATGTACTATCCATGGGAATGTCGGGGGATTATGTCGAAGCAATCAAGTATGGTTCCACACTGGTACGGATCGGCAGTGCGCTGTTCGGTGCAAGAGGATAG